CCTTTCTGAGCTTGTCATCACATAAACACATATACCCAGCCTCTTATTGCAAATCTATTATGTTCTGCAGCTATATGTGGAGAATCATACCAAATACAGTCAGTGTATACAAACAATCTGAAGTTCTGTTCAGAGAAGAGAGGCGgaaagagacaaatgacaatAATATTCATATTGTTGGTGCATTAATCCAACTAAAATCTGTATTATATGTGCTGTAGGATATGCTTTGTGTAAGATCAGTGCAGTTTTGTTGCTTGACACTTCAATCCTGCCGTGCAGTGGATGTTTAGCAGCACACTCCTCTCATAATGAGTCCatgtaaacaaaaataacaacctCAGTTCTTGGTGAAGCTTTGACCCGCAACAACAGTCCCGCAAGTATAACAGCAGCTCACTCAAGTGTGCAAGTGAAGAATACAAATACGAACATTGGATTTATGAACATTAAATGCTTCTTTAGCTAAACCCACATCTTTCAGTCCTAAAGCACCTGCTCTGTTCCTCTAATGTCATTGAATGACATTGGATGTTGTGTATGTTGctgtttccctttttttttttttttgtaatgagaGGTACGACACGCAGCAGATGCAGTAGGTAGCTGTTGTAGGTTTTCAGCGACGACGACGGCCGTTGCAGGTGATGAACCAGTGGATCCTTTTTCCACAGTCACTGTAactcatttttaattaactgccGGGGAGGAATTGTGCACCACAGATGATGCAAAACGGGCCCCTATTTATAGCCTCTTTCTCACCAGCCCCAGTCTTATTCTTCAATGTCAccctttttcattttatgtgaaagtgaaaatgtaaacatcatCTTGAACCTGCATGCAGCCTGTGCAGCTTTATTTGTAATAACATTAGAATTGTCTTTAATCTGAGGAGTCTTTCTAATCTTAGCCTCCGAATCCCCATCTGGcagggaagtgtgtgtgtgtgtgtgtgtgtgtgtgtgtgtgtgtgtgtgtgtgtgtgtgtgtgtgtgtgtgtgtgtgtgtgtgtgtgtgtgtgtgtgtgtgtgtgtgtgtgtgtgtgtgtgtgtgtgtgtgtgtgtgtgtgtgtgtgtgtaggggagAGGGGTGATCGTGCACTGCATGCTGGGAAACTGTGTTCTGTTGATTCAGCTAACTGTCCTGCCATTTTACACTTGCCCTCAGTGGGTCTCGTGTGTTGTGGGGGttgtttttgtaggttttttggggggttttgttTTGCAAGTAATCTTTCATTCGGTTTGAATGTGCACAGGGTGATGAATGGACTCTGTGTGACCGTGATGAAGCATTAAGCAAGTAGCATTTCATGGGATCGGATTCAGATTATGCAGGATTTATGAAGCTCACAACACAGCATCTGTTACATCCATCAGTACATCGTGCAGTTGATTAAACCCGAAATAAAAAGCGGTGCGTTTAGAATTGCTGTCACCGAAGAAAAATCTTCCTCTTGTTCTTTCTATAGTTactttattattctctttccttattcctagggtgacaaCAACAGCCGAAAACAAATtccttggccattaaagctgatccACACAACAGGATATTCATGCATCAAAACTCACATACTGTTTTTTCTGTGCAGCtcaaaaaatatattcagttcTGTAGACATTTGTGTCAAGTTTCTTATCTGAACGGCATAAATATATAAAGCAGTGACACTAGTCTCTTACCTGTGGATACATATTTTCTAGCTTCCATCAGAGCGATGGTTTATATGGTGGTGGAATGTGTAACATACACCTAACTGATGAATTTATGAAACTATTCCATCAGgatttaacttgtttttttagttttctgtgaGTAGCGCTGCGAGAAAAAGTCAATCACTTGTCACATAATGCATTAATTAGTAACTATTaatgtgagaaaataaaacttaaaattatCAGATTGAAGGTTTTTGATGTGAGTTGTTGGCCAAACAAGATCTTTTAGAAGGCTATCTTAAGCTTTGGGTTAGGACTATTCATTTCatagaccaaacaacaaaatgatccatcaaaaaaacaatcaacagatcaatcaacaatgaaaataagtgCTAGTTGCAGCTTAaattgtgaacaaaacaaatggCAGGCTCACTTTAATGTGGTGCAGTTTGaatgtgggtgtttttgtcctttttaattCTTATTGTTCCACGAATTCCGACAACAAAGATCTTTAACAGCTTCAGTATTACTAGATGAAAACATTAATGTTAAAAACCTCTACTTGTATACAATAATGATTAAACTAATAACTGCAAAAGCCTATTGTGACCCACTGCAGCCCCCATACACCTGTGGCTTTCTGTTTCCAGTAAATATTGGTGTGATTGACTGTCTACAGCTACAGAGTAACAACAAATTCTTCATGTTCATCCCAagtaatatttctgttttcttttgtcttcacaGTTTGGACCTAAAAATACGACAACAGCCTGCAACCTGCTGCCTCTTCGTTCAAGGTGCCTTTACCATGGTGACACTAAAAGAATCATACACTTTACAGTAGAACAGAGGAAACAACTTCTTACAGCTGCGTTGCCTCGTCGTCAGCACCATCATCTTGAACGCTTTGTTCCCACGACGGCGCTAAGCTGGTGCAGTCATGCATCTAGAAGTGAAGGTTGCCCTCAACTTCATCGTGTCCTACCTGTACAACAAGCTGCCTCGGCGTCGAGCTGACCTGTTCGgggaggagctggagaggatACTGGTGTCTCGCTTTGAGGGCCACTGGTATCCTGAAGCCCCTCTGAGGGGCTCTGCCTTCCGCTGTATTCACCTGGGAGCCCCAAGGGACCCTGTGGTGGAGCTGGCCGCCAAAAGAAGTGGACTGGACACGGAGGAGGTGCGTGCAAACGTTCCTGCAGAGCTGAGCGTGTGGATCGACCCTTACGAGGTGTCCTACCAGATTGGGGAGAAGGGGGCGGTGAAGGTGCTCTACCTGGAGGACCCCCCGGGCCTCGGTTGTGACAGCGAGAGAGCTGAGGGGGTAATCAGAGAGGGTAAAGGAGATTCAGAGGCTGAGGAGGCCAAGAGCCTGGGCTTTAACCCAGATGCTCAAGTGTTTGTACCAATTGGAAGCCAGGCATCTCCTGCCCTCATGCCATCCCTCTCCAGCTCGCCCACACCTTTATCTGCCCAGTCCTGCCCCGGGCTCTTCAGCTACCCcagctccagcacacccacCGACCCCGGTGTCcactcttccaacacctccacCCCTTCTCCTCCCAGCGGCGGCCTGCCCTACCTCTCCACCCAGCAGCCGCCCTCCACCCTCCCTGCTGCCCGTCCACAGCCCATCACCTTCACCACTGCCAGCTTCGCCGCAACTAAATTCGGCTCCACCAAAATGAAGAAGTGCAGCGGCGCCGGGTCAGCAGCCAGCTCCGGTGTCATCGTCCCACCCTCCCAGAGGATGCTCTCCCGCTCTCCTACCACCATCTCGGCACCAGAGCTGCTCAAGCACAAGCCCCTCTCTCTGTCCTTGCACTCTCTGGGAGGACCCATTCCCAGCCAGCTCTCTCCCAACGCCAAAGAGTTTGTCTACCCAGGATCCCCAGGCCCCCTTTACTTTGATGCCGACACCCAGCCCATGCAGCCTCACGCCAGCCCCTTCCAGCCCCCGCCCGCCGTCAACACCCATCCGTCCTTCGACCCGTTCTCCAGCTCTCCTGCTCAGAGCGTTGGCATCATAGGCGGCAACGGAGGAATCTCTTACATGGAGAAGCCGCCGTTTGTTGAGGGTTTAGGAAGCTACAACCTGCAATATCCCAGTCAGTCCTTCCAGCCTGTTGTGCTGGCCAACTAAGCCTTCCTTTGTGGTGAGAAGAATTGTTGTAGGAGGAGCTGGGTGTTGGACAGCGATGCTAcagatattttcagtttttctaacAAATTGTTCTAATACTAATACATGTTAAGAGTTAGTTTTACTACAAAGGTTGTCCACTGAACATTTCATGTGACTTGTTTTGGATGTGTATAACCCCCGCCCCCACCCTGCCACCGTCCATTGCTGTTCCTCGTCACGTTCGGTGTGTTGGCTTTGACAGGAGTGGGCGGGGGTGAGTTGCTTTCTACCTTTAGCTGTTGCCAAtctcttctgtttgttgttttgcatcgaATGTTAATGTAcgaggagttttttttcttgacttgtAGTCTAATGGACTCAGTATAGCTCCAATTTGCACTGCACTGTCATGCTGTGAAAAAGGACTTTGCCAAGTCCTGCAGGGAATGACGGCTGTGGAAAACTCAGCACTTTGCTCTGCAATCTGCTCTGCCCTACTTGCCACAAATACAGAGAGGGGggctctgctgctctgctgtctctgtgtacttctgttctgttttgttgtggCTCAGCGTGATCGGGAGTCTCGTTGTTTGTGCGGCAGGCCCGTTACCTTTGAAACACACTCGTGCACAGGCATAATTGGACTCTGCTGCTGCGAGCGGCTGTGTATTGGAAGCAGGTTATCGTCAGTTGGAATGTGGACATGCCCCGAGTGTAAATGAAGTGAAGCAATGAAGGGAGCAGAGAGCGAGCATCGGGGTGTTAAGAGAGTGATGTAGTAGAATGTATTGTACCTGTCGAGGGAAACGGCAGCTTTGAAGGTCAGGGGGAAACCTTTTTGAATGTGAAAGAAAGTGCATCTTTAAATTTTAAGACAATAACTGTGCTGATACCTCAGCTGTTGTACTGTTGTGATGGAAACTGTGGTTTCACTCACGTATTGAAATCTACACGATACGCATTAAAATGTGCACATGCACACTATTCCACTTAGCAGCGTGTGAAGGTGAACAGGCGGAGAAGGAGGTGAGGGGGAGGGGATGCAGCAGCTAAGCAGCAGGGATTGTGATAAATGGCTTAGCATGACTTTGACTATGAAGGACAGGTTTTCCTCAGcatggagaggagggagggaaatgggaggacagagggaaatgagagagagagatgggggagagagagagagagagaagcagctgGAGGGTTGTGTTGCCTCTGTGCCGTCCAGGCTGTATTGGCTTAGAAAGTGACACTTTAAAACCCAGAGCACGTTTCTGGTGAGCTTAAATGGTATTGAAGCCAAAGGCTCACACtattctctccctcctcttgaAATTCTCCCGTGATCTCTGCTGGCTGCTCCAAACAAAAAGACCTGAATCATACACTTCAGGTCGCTCCGTGTCTTTTCCCAACCACAAGGAAACAGAGAGGAATGTTAATTACAGCATGTGTGGTTTCTGTGGATAGATTGTCAGAGAGCTGATGTTTCTAACAGTGTTTGTTCAGCAGCTGGACTCATTGTTGGGTAAGGGTAACCTCCACATGTCCAGCACCTTATCACTGGGCTCCTGATGCCGTGCGCCACTGCAGACATTAAACCATTCCTTTGCCCTCTTCTTTGGCTATTGCACCTTTTATTCAGCTGTCATTAAACACTTTGAAAGCGGAGCTAAATCTGCATTACAGCGCATCACGATGGTAACGAGACGCCGTCGGTCTTATCCTTACCCATTTGTAAGAATGTTTTCCAAGCTTGTACCGATAAAGGGTTTTGCATAAGATGGCTCCAGAAACCTCGACTGCTGGTTTTTGCATCGTGACATGTTGTCATATGCATGCAAGTTTTAGTTccttaatgttttgttttgtttctttatttcccAAGGGGATGGGTGGGGAGGTATGTATTTCTGTAAATGTTCCAATTTGTGagggaaagattttttttgttgttgtttttgtaatttatttctatatttttgttctTGCAAATGATCACTCGCGTTTGTGTGAGTAAGACACGGCGAGTCCAGGaatatgtatattaaaaaaagttCATATGTTCAGAttctttgtttagtttcttACATGCCGAAgttattttttcagaaaataacatgaatatatgcaaactgagacaaaaataaagatgtACAGAATAAAGTATTGAATGTGTATTGTACCTTGTACAGAATTTGTCTAATAAGACGGGTAAATGTATTCATGCTTCAATTTTGGATTTGGAGTTTAAAGAAGTGAATGTTTACAGTGGGTTTGTGTAGGAAAAGATGACTGATATCACTTTTTCTGTGCTCCCAGGGCAGTCTGACAACACTACTCCCATAGGCAGTACATTTAAACCAAAAATCTCTATATTTACAATtgattttgtcccttttttttaTGAATTCACTACATTTCACCCCtcattttttacttaaaaacacTCCTTTTTCTTGTCTGTATGCTTTTAATACCCAGATATATGTGTTTAACACTCTTTGTATTATATTTACCATCAAAATTTACCCAaacacactatttttttcctcattatttcAATGTGTCATCCTCCATCAGTGCGGTCCTTTTGGTACTGATGCTATAGCCATATCCCAGACTGTCTTTGCTTACACAGATGCTCACCCTTCTCCAGTGCAATGTAATGCCATAATTTCAATTACCCTGAAGGATTCAAGGGGTTTCTACCTCTCTGCACCCTAAAAAAAGGTCAGGACAGGTTTAGAACGATGGAGGAAATGAATGTGCTGTGAATGTGATCCGTTTGTTAGTCGACCCTGGTGTAGATGGCCTGCTGAAAATAAATGTCGGAGGGATTCTTTTAGTCACGTGCATGTCTCGAAAGACTATTCTTTTCTTCACATATGACGTATTCAGTGCAAACGAGGTGTATTGTTGAGATCTACGGATGTGAACGACGACTGTAAAAGCCAGTTCGCCCTCACGTCTTTAGGAACCAACGCTGTTTTATGTTGTGCATTTGGACAGAAATGGTGTTTTAAACATGCCACAAACCTACTCTGAACACAGGCTATTCTACAATCAGGGTTGAAACATtaatgaagaggaaaaaaaaaaagaatttttgtATCCTGATGTCCTTTGCTTATATCGatgtgtgcattttattttgcactttGGAATATTTCATTGTCATAAAAGAAGTTTATTTTCTATGTAAAGTTTAACATTTAAGAGTACAATAGATATAATTAAAAGTTCAGATGATGTATAAATATAGTGCTTTCTTTCCTgcctgtattttattatttttcctattttgtaTCCGATCTGTACACCCTGTAGATGTATAATGAATCTTTCACTACTGAAATGCAATGACCTGTTTTCTGTGCGCCCCTCGGGAATGGGGGAGTTACTACTGCAGTTTCTTATTGTATCAGATTCTTTTTTAagtttgtaataaaaaatacaagattGGCAAAAACAAGCATGGAAAATAAGCTGATTGTGTCGTCCTCATTGCTTGCGGGTATGAACGGGTGTGCGATCCGAATCCTCGGCTTGGTCCCTTCCACCTCTTGGCATATAAACGCCAAACATCTTGCAGATCAAAGAATATAAGAAGTCCGTCCCTGCATTCAGAAATTGTGGAGCGGCGTGTCCTCTTATTGCAGTAAACAAATTCAAGCGATGTTTGATCAATAATTCAAAAGCAGAAAGACGGAATTCTGAAATGGTGAGCAGCCAGATTGCTCACCACACACCTCAGCTGgacacatcccagcagatattacTTTACATTTCATCATCTAGtgctgtctgcctgtctgtacAGGCAGCTGTAAGGGAGGCTGTGCTGATTATAGTAACATGTAGTGGCGTGACATTAACATGCACGGCTGGGCTCCTCACCTCCACACCGTTTACAGCagcggtgtcaaactcatcttagttcagggccACATTaagcccaatttcatctcaagtgaccagtaaaatcacagcataacaacctataaacaaccacaactccacatttttcccttgttttagtgcaacaaagtacattctgaaaatgttcacacttaAAGTCAGacgaaaaaagattaaaaaaacaactaaagcaagacaaaatattacaaaaatgagacgcaaaatgacaaaaaatgagacaaatgacaccaaaaaggacaaaagcaagaaacaacatgacaaaaaaaagtagacaacacaagcgagacaaaaaaaccataaaacaatccatccatccattatctttacaccgcttaatcctcactagggtcacagGATTCAACGATATTTATTGccattgcatttctgcaacaaaactttgttggcacttccaaaaaaaacaaaaacaacatagtataTTAAACAACGAACGGCTGTATAAAACaagtattaaatatatatatacaagttAATAGAACAAGTATTTAAAATAAGTGTAGGGGGGCtggacttagggcgaaggcaggggacaccttggacaggtcaccaggtctacatgtagagacaaacaatcacactcacacctacaggcaatttagaatcatcagttaacttcagcatatttttggactgtgagaggaagctggagagcTGGagaatccagcgaaattcactggatttggttgattttttgtgtatgttcttaagaaacatttttttaacatttctttttccaccaaaaaatgttcaaaaattttccaaaaatgttgaaaatgtggacatcagaagtttcactgtgaatttttttttttttccacattttcaaattttaattgACACACACAAGGGTTAATGCTGCTATACGGAGAGTGCTAAActggttttcattgttttctgacaCGGTGACAATAAAGACCTGTTcaatttctattctattctattctagaaacatgagacaaaatgacaaaacaacaacgaaCCATCtggtatttcactttatgatcaaaacaacttggtctagaaatgattctaaatttacagttttacaaatttacaatctgcagttgatgtcttctctgtaattgctgcattttatagtcgtcccacgggccggatttgaccctctggagggccaattttggcccgcgggccgcatgtttgccACGCCTGGTTTACAGCCCTCCCTCTTACAGCTCATACGTCTTCCGCTGCATCTCCATCTTTCCTCCGTCCATCCCTTAGCCATCTTGTTTGCCTCCGcctccctccatcctttcctctctttgtccctcctcctcctccccttctctCTATTCCCAGTGCTCATCCTTTGCTTCCTTGCTTTATTTGCTCcatcctccacacacacacacacacacacacacacacacacacacacacacacacacacacacacacacacacacacacacacacacacacacacacacacacacacacacacacacacacacacacacacacacacacacacacacacacacacacacacacacaccccccccGCTGGTCTTtgaggctgctgctgttacGCAACGCAGCTCCCTTGTGTGTCGATGTGATCATTACGCAACATCTCCTACTCCTGTGGAATACTGATGAGCAGCAGTGAAGGGACAgcgaggaaaaaaaactggatGTGAGACGTTTCATTTCTTGGGGTGTGTGTGCATCACGGATGAGGAAGACGTGTGCTTTGTTCCCCCCCTAAACTGAGCTTCTATTGTGCCccattgtttctttgtctcccATTAGAGGATGCTGCAGCTGGTCGGTGACTCAGGCAAGGTCGAACCAAGAGCCCACGTCGTCattaaattcagatttatttcatATGCATGATACAAGATACAGTTAGGACATGGTACTGCGATCGCATGTATCCGATAACATGGTTAGGACGATACAAAAACAcctaacaaaaagaaaacatctttatataaaaagagaaacagaaaggcaaaaacaccacaaaacagaacttttaaaatgttttcaatagattttttctctctttttctcaggagtattGAAGCTACTTTAAAGAGTAAACAAAGACATAGTGTCATTGATGCGAAGTACCTGGAGCCAACAGTTTAAACCTTCTGGCGTAGACGTGCTACTTTGATGAAGAAAACAATTTTGTAATTGCGCCACCTGCAGGTAGAAGGTTATGACTGCT
This portion of the Amphiprion ocellaris isolate individual 3 ecotype Okinawa chromosome 19, ASM2253959v1, whole genome shotgun sequence genome encodes:
- the LOC111570323 gene encoding protein Tob2, coding for MHLEVKVALNFIVSYLYNKLPRRRADLFGEELERILVSRFEGHWYPEAPLRGSAFRCIHLGAPRDPVVELAAKRSGLDTEEVRANVPAELSVWIDPYEVSYQIGEKGAVKVLYLEDPPGLGCDSERAEGVIREGKGDSEAEEAKSLGFNPDAQVFVPIGSQASPALMPSLSSSPTPLSAQSCPGLFSYPSSSTPTDPGVHSSNTSTPSPPSGGLPYLSTQQPPSTLPAARPQPITFTTASFAATKFGSTKMKKCSGAGSAASSGVIVPPSQRMLSRSPTTISAPELLKHKPLSLSLHSLGGPIPSQLSPNAKEFVYPGSPGPLYFDADTQPMQPHASPFQPPPAVNTHPSFDPFSSSPAQSVGIIGGNGGISYMEKPPFVEGLGSYNLQYPSQSFQPVVLAN